A stretch of DNA from Tachysurus vachellii isolate PV-2020 chromosome 4, HZAU_Pvac_v1, whole genome shotgun sequence:
TTGTCTTACAGTCGGTCCTGTTGTCTTACAGTCGGTCCTGTTGTCTTACAGTCGGTCCTGTTGTCTTACAGTCGGTCCTGTTGTCTTACAGTCTGTTCTGTTGTCCTCCAGTCTGTCCTGTTGTCCTATTGACTCATGCTTCTGTGAGCAAAAAAGCTTTCTGTTTTTGTGGAAAATCAGAGAAAGATGTAGAGATGTTTCGTgggtaaatgttttgtttacatgtgTCTTTAGACTTGGAATGAACTAGAATGGATCTCATTGACTTGCTTGTTTTCTTTAGTTCCATTAACACACCTTTGATTTTACCTCCATAGTTTACTCTCATTTAGTTTAATCTGATGAAGGAAATATTTCTGTGTTCTTGTAGTACtataacttattttattttatttaattttttgcaagctTTGTAGATAATTATATTTCATCCATTTTGAAATCTTTATGCTTTCTAGTCGGATAAACCAATAAGTAACTGGGATCTCTTCCGGAATAAGAGACGGAAATATCCTATACCCAACATTTTATGTCAAATTATCCTAATTCTATGTCTGTGGATTTGCCACCTCCAGAAAAGACAGGGTATGATTCTCTAACCCAGTCCAGGCTAGGctatataaaaaacatactcTTTAAAATCAAAATGCCTTCATCGCTTCAACACTGAGCAAATGCAGCAACGACAAACAATATGTAATTTTATGTCACAATACATTTCTATGTTAcagtaaaaattattttgtctaCATACTAAGAAGACATGTGAAATGATATTACCGGTAATTGTATAAGTAAATGTTTCCAAAGTCAGAATCTTCATCATATCAGTATTTATTTTGCAGTAATTTCACAAATTCTTGGCGTATTTAAAAAGGCAATTGTATTAAATGTTTCCAATTTAGAAAAATGTACTGACAGGTTTTAGCTGGAAACAGTGCTTATATGTAAATTACATGAAAGATATGAGGTTTTAGACAGCATTGAGCTTTTTTTGACGTTTTCcgaaaaaacagataaacagggATTCTCAGTAAGACGATCCaaaatttgtttctttctcaagtatgtcagcaaaaaaagaaattaccTCTAGCATTATGtttcaataataatttaaaagaagattttattatttgcttcTTAAATTCTGCAAATGTCCGGTTTAATTGGAGCTGTTTATTTTCAAGACTACTTTCAGAAAGTAAGTTGACATGGTAACAGATCAAGATTTCATCTTGTCTTTGTATCTggaatgtttgtaatgttttgttatttggCTAACTTGCAAACCTGGTTTGTGGAATGCAGTGCTGGTGTGTAAgcacatttctttcatttaacaaaaataatcattagtTACTTAATAAGTTCCTTATGTTAagtgtgtacaccaggttgtatTAGCACAGTAAAACTGTGTTATTGTACAGGTTACAGTATTTATGACTGTCTTATAAGAACCAGTGTGTTAAAATCAGAATAGGTAATAGGCCGTTGTACTGAATATCCTTTAGTATATACTTTCAATCCTTTTTGCATATTGTGTTCGGCACCGTTAGTTTATGTTACTGCCCAGGAACATGCTTTTTGGGATTATAATAAGAACCTGCTGTTGTGGTTTCTACTGCTAATTAAAGAGTACTAGAGGAACCACAATGCTGCTTTGAAGCCATACCACAAGCTCAAACCCCATGCAGCAGGgtaatcttttttctttgtagatAAACCATATGtgcgttttttcttttttcttgtttttttcttttcaggctTGAGCTACAAAGaactgtacctgtcagtcccatTTAATGATGTCCTTTCATTAAAGATGGGAGGCAGTGGATCCAAAGCTAAAGGAGTCTGGCCTTTCACTGGCTCAGGAGCCAGTGGAGACTCTCCTGAGGTCAATGATCAGTCTTTAGCCCGTATGTGTGGCTACAAAAATGCAACCCCGTTTGTCTTTACAAGGAGAAGGTAGATCTGAATTTATTCACAATGAACTACAATTAAGATTGAATGAAAGAATGTGACTTActtcttttgctctttttttaatagtaataataatactttatcaGAATTTGTATTAATTCATGGTTTGGGAAAGAGATGACTAGAGAAGTTGTAACACCTTCTCTGATCAAGAATTATGATGcatttttattgaaatgtgTGGTATATATTCTTAAATCTTAAACATTATGTTATAGGTGTTAAACATGAAGTTATTTTTTACTCAGACTGTTGTGAAGGAATATGTGGATACAATAGTTGCTGCTGTGTGCTTGCAGCTCTCTGTATTACGATGAGGATGGAGATCTGGCTCACGAGTTCTACGAAGAGACCGTGGTGACCAAAAACGGGCGAAAAAAGGCTAAGTTGAAGAGGATCCACAAGAACCTCATACCTCAGGTACTGTAATACTGAAATAGATGATTATTTGGTGTTTTTCTAGAAATCTTATAGATATCTTTTTAATGTTCAAATTTGTCTTCATTGTTCTGACGCTATCCTTAGCTTAAATTTGCTATCTTTTCATATTGCATTAATCCTATTTTTTAGTTTTCCAATCTAAACTTCTGACTTTTTATACATCAATAtacacaattataataataatgattctattattgtgttattttgttgtttgtgatataaaatttattttgtaatgttcTAGTTTCTGGAAATGATTAAACGTGTCAcctttagtttttgtttttttgtatatacCACAGTTATGTTCTCTGCATCCTGATGGCATTTTTACTGGAGAGTaatacactatatgaccaaaagtatgtaaacacctgaccatcaaaccCATATGTTCTTTTtcaacatcccattccagatttagtctccCTTTGCTGTTTTAATAACCTCTAGTTTCCTTggaagactttccactagattgtGGAGTGTGGCTTATGGGGATTTGCACATTCAGCCACACGAGTATTactgaggtcaggcactgatgtcaggcAAGGAGGCCTGGTGCACAGCTGTAATTCTACAGCATAGAAATATATTCTAAACAGTTGTGTGCTTCAATATTTTtggcaacagtttggagaagaaccacatTTGGTTGTGATGGCCAGGTGCTCACAAATGTTTGCCCGTATAGTGCATCTTGTTAAAGAAAAAGTTGTCTTCTTCTGCAGCTGTTAGTTAATAAGCAGTTTAGCTAATAGTcaggattaattaattaagtttaGGATTACAAATAACTGTGACATGAAAGAGCTCCGGTTactgttcacatcaaatatctgatagagactgttgtgtgagaaaatcccagtagatcattcattcattcattcattcatcttctaccgcttatccgaactacctcgggtcacggggagcctgtgcctatctcaggcgtcatcgggcatcaaggagtgccaacccatcacagggcacacacacacactctcattcactcacgcaatcacacactagggacaattttccagagatgccaatcaacctaccatgcatgtctttggactgggggaggaaaccggagtacccggaggaaacccccgaggcacggggagaacatgcaaactccacacacacaaggtggaggcgggaatcgaaccctgaccctggaggtgtgaggcgaacgtgctaaccactaagccaccgtgccccccccagtaGATCAGAGTTTCTTAAATACTTAAACCAACCCAACAGGTACCAACTTCcatgccatggttaaagtcacagggATCAGACTTCTTGGCAATTTTAATgtatgatgtgaacattaaccgaAGCtcttgtatctgcatgattttgtgcattgtgttgctgccacatgattggctgtttagATAACTGTGATAAATGTGCAGAGGTACAGGTGTTACTAATAAAGTGAgcctaaataaatgaatataaatagtgtacacacccctgttaaagtGGCTggttttaataatgtaaaaaaaaaaaaatctaatgttttggaaatattttataCCCCTCTCTTCAAAAAGAAGATACCAATACTTGATTTATAAGCCCTCTGTGGACTGCGGCTTCAGAGTCGGATGAAAACCGGGAATAGTTCAAGTAAATCTCATagaaacagctgatctttatttgggTTTAATACAAATCATTTCATTGATGACGACAGCTGTATGAACCTGAGAACATTTTGAAAATGAGACAAACAGGGGTGTATAGActtttatattgtgtttatttgttaaattgCATTCATTTTCGCAATTACAATGCCAGACTGTGAGACAAAAActcttgcatttcttttttccagGGGATTGTGAAACTGGATCATCCACGTATCCATGTTGACTTCCCAGTCATTATTTGTGAAATATAACAACACAGACATAAGACAAGATGTTTTACCAATCAAACCTTTCACCTCTCCTCTACAATCCTGGCTTTGCTGATGGGCATTAATGGCTCCCAATATCATCTTAGTTGTTTCTCTTGGAGTGTGAGCCAGACTGCCCTCCTGTGGCTAGAGGGACTTACAGCAGCTTTTATCCTCTACAGGGGAAATCTCTTAAATTGTGAAATTTGAACAGCAGGATAAATTGGCATAGTATTTATCTCCTGTACTGCTAGTCAGTAAATGTATtcctttaaatgaatgaatgaatacaaagtACTGAAATGCAGCGATTGCAGGATTTATATTTTTGCTGAATGAGCATGACGTGTCTGATATTTGTTGTGTTGTACGTAACTATTCTGTCTGCTTCTGATTGTTGTATTTAAACCCAGACCTTCACTAATAATTATTTGATGTACAGTAATTTATGAAAgttaataaactttaataaaaataaactggtaACTGGTGAAAATGCACAGTGTATGTGTCAAAGAAcagattacatttattattttcacaaaTGCTGTGAAGCACTGCATCTGTTTCACAAAAGATTTGTGTATGATATACACAATGTGGGATTTGAAATGCAGTCTGTTGTTTGAGGGAATGGCAATGGAAGTCATTTACATAACAGCCTTAGTGAAAGACTTGGTGATCTTTATTCTGGCAAGTTGGAATGTGGGTGGAAAAGCTAGAGGTTAACCTCTTTGTTAGTATCTCTGCCCTATGCTTTGAAGCTCGCTGCTGGGGGCTGTCCAGTTGCATCTGCTTTATAGTCATGGCAATAGGCGCATTATCGGAGGGACATTCCTATGGGAACAACTGCTCAGCCACAGTTTAAATAAAGAGGGGGAGGGAAGGTTGCTTAAAGCGATTGAACAGGGGCCCCAGCTGTATGCATTGGGATATCTGGAATCTTTTGAGATGTTCTTCAAGCCCATCCCACAGACATGTTCATAAGTCAGTTACACAGATAACACTGCCACTCGAtaaagtgtgaatgtgagtgtgaaccAGATGGGAGAGAGGAAAGCTGAAGGTCATGACTGCCTTTGGGGTTGTTGATACTGTGAATGTGGGAAGAACATTATGAAAGGCATGTGGAATTGAGTTTTGactaaggattttttttatttagcaattACCAATGTTAGTTATAGCTAAATCTAATCTTTGCCTGTAAGCTTCCTTTCAGTGATTATTGTCACCAGTGAACAATTTATTCAAGCATTTTCACatcagtactttttttttgtaggaacTGGGGGAATGACAAATGATGTGCAGTGTACGCAATTCTAATTAATTTGCTTTTACAGAGAAGGGCATGGCTTGGAATGGCCTGGGGTATAGAAATGGGTGGATTTGCATTCAAGCAATGGGTGTATGCACTCAGTTTTTCTCACTTTGTTACCATTTCCTTACCCGGCCTGTTATGAGGCACCAATGATGTAAAGCCCTGAGGCAGGGTGAACGTCAAAAGGAAGGAAGCTTCTCTCACACCCACAGAGGCCACATACAGAAGCACCAGATGAATCAGCAGAACCGTGGAGAAAAACGGAACAGGATTTGGGAAGGTCAATGTAGGACAGGAACACAGCTAAGAGCAGGAACATGTTGGGCCGACAATGTTCTCATGTCCTACCTGTCATTTTCTCCCTCGAGGCTTTAGATTTCCACACACATCCTGTCTTCAAAAGAAAGACTCAGTACAGCAGGCCTTCCCAACAATAAACATACATTGTATCAGATTCAGTTTATAGATTTTTCTTGATGCTAAATGCATTAttcaatgttaaaatgaatatGTGACCAGAATATaggattttatattattttaaaaccatCAGTTAATGTTTGGGTTAGGGTGTGGTAATATAGAGGGTTTGTAATCAGGAccactttaaatgtaaaataaatgaacaacctcacttttttttaacagtgtacaataacattttgattatttatctaTAGCTTTTGATTCTACTCTGAAATTATTTCCATCAACAGTTTACATTTAGTTCAGGCTTATGTGAAAACTCATTCAATTCAATGAACCAGACAActttgatataaaataaaatataataacttGTGTAAGACTTTATGGTGTCCTGGGGGTCCTCGAAATCCTGGTTTTAGAACCACTTTTAAAAGTTATAAAAGTTATTATGCTTGTCATTGGTGTAAACTGGAATGTGAccattataattaaaaataataataataatgtaatttgAAAAATCATAATTTATTGGTTTCCAACAGATTGCACTTTTGAATAATACTTTTAATACCCtttgataataaaaataccTTATATACCacactataaaaatatattgtctAGTGTGTATTCACTACtcatctctttatttattttttattgtttaatttatttcttaatttatttataatttttttcttaatattatataatttttttcttaatattattgATATAACCTATGTatgatttagttttatttcacacactATTGCACTTTACCAACCCgatacaacaaaaacacaataattgACAATAAGGGGCGGGGTTTTAAAGAACACGCCTACTACGGCTCATGTAGCATAGCAACCACCCATTACGCCCCTTTTTCCTTGTAATCAATGAAAGCGCAGCcgggatttgtgtgtgtgtgagtgagagagagagagagagagagagagagagagagagagaaagaaagaatcttcTATAAAACTTGGTTCAGTGTTATGGAGTTCTGCGAGGTCTAACCTCCTCACCTAACGGATGACTTGGTCTGACGGGGAATGGTCTCTCTTTTTGATGCAAACGGTAAGTTGTGATGTTTTCGtaagttttgtttcttatgtgTATTAATGGGTTCAACAGGTTTTCAGGGACTAATGAAAATGTCTGTCTGTTACACCATGTAATTGTTCAGCTCTGCACACAAAGTTATAATGATaatactgttaaaagtactctTTTTAAAGCACTCAGCTTTCATTGAGCCTCGAGTTACTATTTGTCAGAATTTCCACAGCCACAATCATTTTCTAACCTTCTAGTTGAAAGATCTTTTATCAGCTTTTATAATTTCTTTGGAATTTCCCTTTTATGCAAGAGGCACATTGTTTCTAACTAAAATGTTACTACTTATCATTTACTTAAACAGACATTAACAGAAACAAAACTCTTGTGAATCTGAAAAGGCATGGCTAACTGGTTTCTGTCTGAATGGAAGCTCTGGTTACTAGTTCCACTTGTGTTGGACTCTTTTACGGATGCCCAAACCCTGAAACCCACAAGATGGCCTCTGTATCAGGGTAAGGCTTTGCTGCTAGCCTGGAATGCCCCCACTGAGGACTGTCGGACACGCCATAATGTCCATTTTCAGCTGGACCAGTTCCAGATTGTGGCTTCACCCAATGAGGGCTTCACCAAACAGAACCTCACCATTTTCTACAAGGATCGTCTCGGCTTGTACCCATATTTTAATTCTGACAACAGTCCAGTGAATGGTGGCCTTCCACAAATTGCCAGCCTGACACAGCACCTTAAGAAGATGTCTCAAGACATTGGGAAATATATTCAGAACCCAGCAGCAAAAGGTCTTTCCGTCATCGACTGGGAAGAGTGGCGCCCCCTTTGGATTCGGAACTGGAATACGAAGAACATCTACAAAAACCAGTCACTGCTCTTGGTGTCTAAAAAGAACCCAACATGGGACCAGGGCCATGTGAAGAAAGTGTCCCAGCAGGAGTTTGAGATTTCAGGCCGCAATTTTATGCTCAAGTCCCTGCAGCTTGCCAAAAATCTGCGTCCAAACCAGCTTTGGGGATTCTACCTGTTCCCTGACTGCTATAACCATGATTACCTCAAAAGCCTCGAGAGCTACACAGGCCGCTGTCCGGACCCAGAGATAGCAAGGAATGACCAACTGAGGTGGCTGTGGACGGAGAGCACAGCCCTTTTTCCATCTGTCTACATAGGTTCAGTGCTGCGTTCAACTGCTTTTGTTCGTCAGTTTGTTCGGAACAGAGTAAAAGAGGGCATGAGAGTGGCATCTCTGGGCTCTGAACTGGCACAtccagtgtttgtgtatgtccgTCCCACATACATTAATGAGCTGGAGCTACTTACTGAGGTGAGTTTGTCAAATAATTGATGCATGTTATATTTTAGGCTAGAAGGAGATATCACTCTTCACTTAATTGATAATAACATAACTCTTTAGATAATATACCCTTACAATCCCTTTGTATTCGCTGCATAAATTTCAGAGTGTATGTGATTTTGCCATGTCTCCATATTTTTCCATTAGCCTTTTAACCACAAAACTTTTCTTGCACCCTAACATTAACCTTCCCCCCTTATCTCTACCAGCAGCCTTTTCCTGCTCCAAGAAATATGCCTAGATTTCTGCATGCAGGAAGGGAGGTGGTCACATTTTTCATGACCACCACCCACTGTACCAGTCATCTGgctattttcttattaaaataataGTGAACATGTAAAATTAAAGCCaatgaaaaaatgtgtttaggtgtttaagtgttattaaaaaaataataaaacaacaaaacaatgacTTTGATTTTTTTGAAGGTATGATTATTTTTACCTTATCAGTGATTGGATCATGTTTCTCTACACAGATTGACCTGGTATCCACTATTGGAGAAAGTGTTGCACTAGGTGCTGCTGGCATTATATTTTGGGGAGATGCCAGTTATGCAAGCAGCAGTGTAAgcatttgcatattaattatttgaaattgaacatttgaacatttaaaatatatttcttatatcACAAAGAAGCAAATGCTATATTCTAAGTATTAAAAGTATTTGTCTAGCATAACACATCTCTGTTTTGGCTGTTATTggctataaatattatttttcttgaTTAATCTTTTTCTGCATGCATTGTTTCTGTTCCTCCTCCCTCTAGGCCATCTGTACCAGTCTGGCTGAGTATGTCAGGGGTCCACTTGGCAGATACCTCCTCAATGTTTCTAGTGCAGCTGAACAGTGTAGTTACTCAGTGTGTGGCTCCCGAGGCCGCTGTATGCGCAGACAAGCAGACTCAGATTCGTACTTGCACCTGGACCCTCAGAACCACCGAATTGTGGCACAGGGAAAACGCCTGGTTGTCGAAGGGCACATGGGGCCCGAGGAGCTAATTAGCATGAAGGAGGATTTTATCTGCCAGTGTTTTAGCGGCTATCAAGGTTATAACTGTGAGCTGCGGGATCCCCAATATGACAGAGGACAGGGGCACAAACTGCATGTATCGTGGAGCTGTTGTCTTCTCTTTTTGCTGCTCATGTTCTTGAACTGAGACTTGTGGACACTACTGGACACTCTTACAGACTGTTGTAGACATTTATACGTTTTGTGTGCCACAAATGAAGCATTTGCTTCTGTAATTTTGTAGAATGAAACCTTGTACAGTTTCTAACACCTTTTTCAGATTTCTTTacagatttttattgtaatttaatttttttacataaaaatgtaaggtTTCTTCAGGTGATTTCAGCCAAATATCTGGAAAATTTGATAGTTGGTTAATGAATGCTGCATTGTACATATGTTCTGAGTTATGTGTGTGCCCAAGTGAGTATATGAAAGTGTCTAAACACAGGAAAATTAGTCCAAATAAGCACTTTTGTTTATCTTCATAGATAATGGATTCACTATGACATCAGAGCTGGAAGCAAATCTGAGAATCTTCATTATCATACTGATAAATGCATTTTGTATGTAAggattaatttaaatgtatttaaatttaaatgaattattctTCATGTTGCTGTGAGATTATGGCACTATCACTAAATGACTACTACTAAgactttttatttgctgttaCAGACCGGATTCACACAACTTTTCTAGGTTCACATTCAttcttatattttaatataatacaaaatgtgCTGTGAGTCACTATGATGATCTGGTATGACAGGTGTTGGATGTATAGGTGTATGTGTAAGTATGTCAAAGCTATGGAGAGGAAAGAGCAAACATATGATGTGACATCTTGTTGTTATATGTTACATTTTACACCCTTTTTTAACGTTTTAGGTAGATGCCAAATAAACCCTAGATGAATGACCAGAACGTCTCTCAGCTAGAAGTCATGTGAATTCCCTAAATATTTACAAGGTAACAGCATAGTGTTATAGTCTGTGTGTAAGTTAGTTTCCTGAATTAAGGTGGGTTTAGAGTGCAATGAAGTGAATCATAAAAGAAGCACATTCTGCATCTGTAACACTTGCTTTTCCAAAGGGGCCACTGTCTGCATTTTGCCAGCCCACAATTACAGGCTTTCAAATGCCAAGCAGTTCTATTTGTGTACTCTAGTTCATTGGGGGTTTCCAATCTAGTGAATTTAGTGAGCTGTTGCAGAAAAGCACAATTGCATTAACAATGCTTTTTTGTTAATACAACCCACAACCATCACAGAAACTGTTTTGCCTTCATTTAGTGCTTTACCGGTTTTACTTGTTATTAAAGTCTGTGTTAATATGTTACAACACCTCTAAAGTGTATTGTTGTAAATGGTTTTGCAAGGTGAGTGAAACTGGAAAAATTGCGACATT
This window harbors:
- the hyal2a gene encoding hyaluronidase-2 isoform X2; translated protein: MANWFLSEWKLWLLVPLVLDSFTDAQTLKPTRWPLYQGKALLLAWNAPTEDCRTRHNVHFQLDQFQIVASPNEGFTKQNLTIFYKDRLGLYPYFNSDNSPVNGGLPQIASLTQHLKKMSQDIGKYIQNPAAKGLSVIDWEEWRPLWIRNWNTKNIYKNQSLLLVSKKNPTWDQGHVKKVSQQEFEISGRNFMLKSLQLAKNLRPNQLWGFYLFPDCYNHDYLKSLESYTGRCPDPEIARNDQLRWLWTESTALFPSVYIGSVLRSTAFVRQFVRNRVKEGMRVASLGSELAHPVFVYVRPTYINELELLTEIDLVSTIGESVALGAAGIIFWGDASYASSSAICTSLAEYVRGPLGRYLLNVSSAAEQCSYSVCGSRGRCMRRQADSDSYLHLDPQNHRIVAQGKRLVVEGHMGPEELISMKEDFICQCFSGYQGYNCELRDPQYDRGQGHKLHVSWSCCLLFLLLMFLN
- the tusc2a gene encoding tumor suppressor 2, mitochondrial calcium regulator a, coding for MGGSGSKAKGVWPFTGSGASGDSPEVNDQSLARMCGYKNATPFVFTRRSSLYYDEDGDLAHEFYEETVVTKNGRKKAKLKRIHKNLIPQGIVKLDHPRIHVDFPVIICEI
- the hyal2a gene encoding hyaluronidase-2 isoform X1, producing MTWSDGEWSLFLMQTLWLLVPLVLDSFTDAQTLKPTRWPLYQGKALLLAWNAPTEDCRTRHNVHFQLDQFQIVASPNEGFTKQNLTIFYKDRLGLYPYFNSDNSPVNGGLPQIASLTQHLKKMSQDIGKYIQNPAAKGLSVIDWEEWRPLWIRNWNTKNIYKNQSLLLVSKKNPTWDQGHVKKVSQQEFEISGRNFMLKSLQLAKNLRPNQLWGFYLFPDCYNHDYLKSLESYTGRCPDPEIARNDQLRWLWTESTALFPSVYIGSVLRSTAFVRQFVRNRVKEGMRVASLGSELAHPVFVYVRPTYINELELLTEIDLVSTIGESVALGAAGIIFWGDASYASSSAICTSLAEYVRGPLGRYLLNVSSAAEQCSYSVCGSRGRCMRRQADSDSYLHLDPQNHRIVAQGKRLVVEGHMGPEELISMKEDFICQCFSGYQGYNCELRDPQYDRGQGHKLHVSWSCCLLFLLLMFLN